The Xanthomonas fragariae genome has a segment encoding these proteins:
- the ispE gene encoding 4-(cytidine 5'-diphospho)-2-C-methyl-D-erythritol kinase — protein MDGFALMSAPQASWSAWPAPAKLNLFLQITGRRADGYHLLQTVFRLLDWGDTVYLRLRSDGLIRRVGDSLLGVAEDDDLVIRAARLLQSSTGSQAGADIRVDKRIPAGGGFGGGSSNAATVLVALNALWSLGSPVDALAELGLRLGADVPVFVRGRNAWAEGVGEQLTPMALPEAAYVLVDPGVHVPTPFLFQSQELTRDAAPVKIADFASGSLLDNAFEPVLRRREPAVEAVFQALSRIGTPRLTGSGSGCFVQFATRAAAEQALAQLPNSLRAWVVEGAAHSPLLDTLEAMKF, from the coding sequence ATGGACGGTTTCGCCCTGATGTCTGCACCGCAAGCGAGCTGGTCGGCGTGGCCTGCGCCGGCCAAGCTCAATCTGTTTCTGCAGATCACCGGGCGCCGCGCCGACGGCTACCACCTACTGCAAACCGTGTTCCGGCTGCTGGACTGGGGGGACACCGTTTACCTTCGTTTGCGCAGCGACGGCCTGATCCGGCGCGTTGGCGACAGTTTGCTCGGGGTGGCCGAGGACGACGACTTGGTGATCCGCGCCGCGCGCCTGCTGCAATCCAGCACCGGTAGTCAGGCCGGCGCTGACATCCGGGTCGACAAACGCATCCCCGCTGGCGGCGGCTTCGGCGGCGGGTCTTCGAACGCGGCCACCGTGCTGGTCGCGCTCAATGCCTTATGGAGCTTGGGCTCGCCGGTCGATGCACTGGCCGAACTGGGCCTGCGGCTGGGTGCCGACGTGCCGGTGTTCGTGCGCGGTCGCAATGCTTGGGCTGAAGGGGTGGGCGAACAGCTGACCCCGATGGCCCTTCCAGAGGCGGCCTACGTGCTGGTCGATCCGGGCGTTCACGTGCCTACGCCGTTCTTATTTCAATCACAGGAATTGACGCGGGATGCTGCGCCCGTGAAAATAGCGGACTTCGCTTCTGGTTCCCTGCTCGACAATGCGTTCGAGCCGGTCTTAAGGCGCCGCGAACCTGCCGTTGAGGCAGTGTTCCAGGCGCTTTCCCGGATCGGGACGCCGCGTTTGACCGGGTCAGGGAGTGGGTGTTTCGTCCAGTTCGCCACGCGCGCTGCTGCAGAGCAGGCCTTGGCGCAGTTGCCGAATAGCCTGCGGGCGTGGGTGGTGGAGGGTGCAGCGCACTCGCCATTGCTCGATACACTAGAAGC